A stretch of the Halorussus salinus genome encodes the following:
- a CDS encoding 30S ribosomal protein S13: MSTEEPQEEDEDLRYFVRIGQTDLDGTKSVERSLSELNGIGRRAARIIADKSGVDRTATFGRLEDDEIDSVVEAVENFADEVPEWLANHRNEYFSGETTHQTGNDLNMTRRQDINRMKMIDSYKGVRHKRGQKVRGQRTRSTGRTEGTIGVNVEEIKEEQAAEAEEEGGEE; encoded by the coding sequence ATGAGTACGGAAGAACCACAGGAGGAAGACGAGGACCTCCGCTATTTCGTCCGCATCGGGCAAACCGACCTCGATGGGACGAAGTCCGTCGAACGATCCCTGAGCGAACTGAACGGGATCGGTCGCCGAGCGGCGCGGATCATCGCCGATAAATCCGGCGTAGACCGTACGGCGACGTTCGGACGCCTCGAAGACGACGAGATCGACTCGGTCGTCGAGGCCGTCGAGAACTTCGCCGACGAGGTCCCTGAATGGCTCGCGAACCACCGCAACGAGTACTTCTCCGGCGAGACGACCCACCAGACGGGCAACGATTTGAACATGACCCGTCGGCAGGACATCAACCGGATGAAGATGATCGACTCGTACAAGGGCGTCCGCCACAAGCGTGGCCAGAAAGTCCGCGGTCAGCGCACCCGTTCGACGGGGCGTACCGAGGGCACCATCGGCGTCAACGTCGAGGAGATCAAAGAAGAGCAGGCCGCCGAGGCCGAAGAAGAGGGTGGTGAAGAATAA
- a CDS encoding 30S ribosomal protein S4, giving the protein MALGQNTKFYETPNHPYQGERISEERSLLDRYGLQNKEELWRAQSKLRGYRREARNILAQRAQGDTEAMEGEEFVTALQRIGVLDEGDELDDVLLLDVTDVLERRLQTVAYRKGLGNTPNQARQFVVHGHVTVDGQRVQAPSYKVEVAEESTVQFEENSPLSDELHPERAEGNE; this is encoded by the coding sequence ATGGCGCTCGGACAGAACACCAAGTTCTACGAGACGCCGAACCACCCGTATCAGGGCGAGCGTATCTCCGAGGAGCGCAGTCTCCTCGACCGCTACGGCCTGCAGAACAAAGAAGAACTCTGGCGCGCCCAGTCGAAGCTTCGTGGCTACCGCCGCGAGGCCCGGAACATCCTCGCGCAGCGAGCGCAGGGTGACACCGAGGCGATGGAAGGCGAAGAGTTCGTCACGGCGCTCCAGCGAATCGGCGTCCTCGACGAGGGCGACGAGCTGGACGACGTGCTGCTGCTGGACGTGACCGACGTGCTGGAGCGCCGTCTCCAGACGGTCGCCTACCGCAAGGGTCTGGGCAACACGCCGAATCAGGCCCGGCAGTTCGTCGTCCACGGACACGTCACCGTGGACGGCCAACGCGTGCAGGCTCCCTCGTACAAGGTCGAAGTGGCCGAGGAGTCCACGGTCCAGTTCGAGGAGAACAGTCCGCTGTCGGACGAACTCCACCCCGAACGAGCGGAGGGTAACGAATGA
- a CDS encoding 30S ribosomal protein S11 — protein MSANDDEKWGVAHVHASFNNTIITVTDLTGAETIAKSSGGTVVKQNRDESSPYAAMQMAETVAEEVKAAGIDGVHVNVRGPGGNLQQNPGPGAQATIRALARAGLEIGRIEDVTPIPHDGTRAPKGKSGF, from the coding sequence ATGAGCGCAAACGACGACGAGAAATGGGGCGTAGCCCACGTTCACGCATCGTTCAACAACACCATCATCACGGTCACCGACCTGACCGGTGCCGAGACCATCGCCAAGAGTAGTGGCGGGACGGTCGTCAAGCAGAACCGCGACGAGTCCTCGCCGTACGCCGCGATGCAGATGGCCGAGACGGTCGCGGAAGAGGTCAAGGCCGCTGGCATCGACGGCGTCCACGTCAACGTGCGCGGTCCCGGTGGCAATCTCCAGCAGAACCCCGGACCGGGCGCGCAGGCGACCATCCGCGCGCTCGCACGCGCCGGACTCGAAATCGGTCGCATCGAAGACGTGACCCCGATTCCCCACGACGGCACCCGTGCCCCCAAGGGCAAGAGTGGATTCTAA
- a CDS encoding DNA-directed RNA polymerase subunit D, which produces MTEDYEVEFIERGDRQSRFLVRGVTPAFANGIRRAIVADVPTLSIDTVRMVENSSVMFDEQIGLRLGLVPLSTPLGEFEEGDTVTLSLDVSGPGTAYSGDLVSSDGMVQPADDNVPIIDLKDDQRLELEADAVLSTGKDHAKHQGGVAVGYRHLQRVEVVGDRDEYDEEEQTRILRGVIEDDGELVSTAEFDHDLTNRYPGKEIEVHDVDNAFVFHVETDGSLSIDELVTEAAASISDRADELEEAVQL; this is translated from the coding sequence ATGACAGAAGACTACGAGGTTGAGTTCATCGAACGAGGCGACCGCCAGTCGCGGTTCCTCGTTCGAGGCGTGACCCCGGCGTTCGCGAACGGGATTCGCCGCGCCATCGTCGCGGACGTGCCGACGCTGTCTATCGACACGGTCCGGATGGTCGAGAACTCGTCGGTGATGTTCGACGAGCAGATCGGTCTGCGGCTCGGTCTCGTCCCCCTCAGCACGCCGCTCGGCGAGTTCGAGGAGGGCGACACCGTCACGCTCAGCCTCGATGTCTCGGGTCCGGGGACCGCCTATTCGGGCGACCTCGTGAGTTCCGACGGGATGGTCCAACCGGCCGACGACAACGTCCCCATCATCGACCTGAAGGACGACCAACGGCTCGAACTCGAAGCCGACGCCGTCCTCTCGACGGGGAAGGACCACGCCAAACATCAGGGCGGCGTGGCCGTCGGCTACCGACACCTCCAGCGCGTGGAGGTCGTCGGCGACCGCGACGAGTACGACGAGGAGGAACAGACCCGAATCCTCCGCGGCGTCATCGAAGACGACGGCGAACTCGTCTCGACTGCGGAGTTCGACCACGACCTCACGAACCGGTACCCCGGCAAGGAGATCGAGGTCCACGACGTGGACAACGCGTTCGTCTTCCACGTCGAGACCGACGGGTCGCTGTCCATCGACGAACTCGTGACGGAAGCGGCCGCTTCGATTAGCGACCGCGCGGACGAACTCGAAGAAGCTGTACAACTGTAG
- a CDS encoding 50S ribosomal protein L18e — MSKTNPRLTSLIADLKSESRDSDADVWSTVADRLEKPRSTYAEVNLGRIERYAEEDETVIVPGKVLGSGVLQKTVTVAAVDFSSTAETKIQQADGEALELEQAIEQNPEGSNVRVIR, encoded by the coding sequence ATGAGCAAGACGAATCCGAGGCTCACTAGTCTCATCGCTGATCTGAAGTCGGAGTCCCGCGATTCGGACGCCGACGTGTGGAGTACTGTCGCGGACCGCCTCGAGAAGCCCCGGAGCACTTACGCGGAAGTCAACCTCGGTCGCATCGAGCGATACGCCGAGGAGGACGAGACCGTCATCGTGCCCGGCAAGGTTCTCGGGAGTGGAGTCCTGCAGAAGACCGTCACCGTCGCCGCCGTGGACTTCTCGTCCACCGCGGAGACGAAGATTCAGCAAGCAGACGGTGAGGCTCTCGAACTCGAACAGGCGATAGAACAGAACCCCGAGGGCTCGAACGTACGGGTGATCCGATGA
- a CDS encoding 50S ribosomal protein L13 has translation MSLAEFDADVVVDARDCILGRVASQVAQRALDGERVAVVNAEDAVITGSEEDVMAKYEKRAELGSDSGPYYPKRPDMIFKRTIRGMVPYKQDRGREAFENVRVYVGNPHDDDGEVLEGTSLDRLSNIRFVQLGEISKNLGANVTW, from the coding sequence ATGAGTCTCGCAGAATTCGACGCAGATGTCGTAGTGGACGCCCGCGACTGCATCCTCGGTCGCGTGGCGAGTCAGGTCGCACAGCGTGCCCTCGACGGCGAGCGCGTCGCGGTGGTCAACGCCGAGGACGCGGTCATCACGGGTAGCGAAGAAGACGTGATGGCGAAGTACGAGAAGCGCGCCGAGTTGGGTTCGGACAGCGGTCCGTACTACCCCAAGCGCCCCGACATGATCTTCAAGCGGACCATCCGCGGGATGGTCCCCTACAAGCAAGACCGCGGTCGGGAAGCCTTCGAGAACGTCCGCGTCTACGTGGGCAACCCCCACGACGATGACGGAGAGGTTCTTGAGGGCACCTCGCTGGACCGACTCTCGAACATTCGATTCGTCCAGTTGGGCGAAATCAGCAAGAATCTGGGTGCTAACGTCACATGGTAA
- a CDS encoding 30S ribosomal protein S9, whose protein sequence is MVTNTSGKKKTAIARATVTEGEGRVRINSQPVELVEPETAQLKMLEPFRIAGDELRDGVDLEVSVQGGGISGQADAVRTAIARGLVQYTNDAELRDAFIEFDRSLLVNDSRRSEPKKWGGPGARARYQKSYR, encoded by the coding sequence ATGGTAACCAACACGAGTGGCAAGAAGAAGACGGCCATCGCCCGCGCCACCGTCACGGAAGGCGAGGGGCGAGTGCGAATCAACTCCCAGCCGGTCGAGCTGGTCGAACCGGAGACGGCGCAACTGAAGATGCTGGAACCGTTCCGCATCGCTGGCGACGAACTGCGCGACGGCGTGGACTTGGAAGTCTCGGTGCAGGGCGGCGGCATCAGCGGACAGGCCGACGCGGTCCGCACCGCCATCGCGCGCGGTCTGGTGCAGTACACCAACGACGCCGAGTTGCGAGACGCGTTCATCGAGTTCGACCGGTCGCTGCTGGTCAACGACTCGCGGCGTTCCGAACCCAAGAAGTGGGGCGGCCCCGGCGCTCGCGCCCGCTACCAGAAATCCTACCGCTAA
- a CDS encoding DNA-directed RNA polymerase subunit N, with product MMVPVRCFTCGKVVGEYWEEFKARSATKEGDEDPEKVLDELGVERQCCRRMLVSHKDLVDIVAPYQ from the coding sequence ATGATGGTACCAGTCCGCTGTTTCACGTGCGGTAAGGTCGTCGGGGAGTACTGGGAGGAGTTCAAAGCACGGTCGGCGACGAAAGAGGGTGACGAGGACCCGGAGAAGGTCCTCGACGAACTCGGCGTCGAGCGACAGTGCTGTCGTCGGATGCTCGTCTCGCACAAGGACCTCGTCGATATCGTCGCTCCCTACCAGTAA
- a CDS encoding DNA-directed RNA polymerase subunit K has protein sequence MAQQRYSRYEKARIIGARALQVSYGAPVLTDTEETEPILIAADEYDAGVLPFTVRRGEK, from the coding sequence ATGGCTCAGCAACGCTACTCCCGCTACGAGAAGGCTCGCATCATCGGGGCGCGCGCCCTGCAAGTGTCGTACGGCGCGCCCGTGCTGACCGACACCGAGGAGACCGAGCCGATACTCATCGCGGCCGACGAGTACGACGCTGGCGTCCTGCCGTTCACCGTCCGACGAGGTGAGAAATGA
- the eno gene encoding phosphopyruvate hydratase → MTLVSEVRLRQILDSRGNRTVEADVVTESGGFGRAAAPSGASTGEYEAIELDPSEAIASAREHAVPRLEGKVFVGDQRDVDRTLRAADGTDDFSEIGANSAVAISMAASKAAADVTGAPLYQHLGGAFRGEQFPTPLGNVIGGGEHAADATAIQEFLAAPVGAPNVQDAVFANAAVHQEVHDLLAERDIAAGKGDEGAWAPSIEDDEAFELMAEATDAVSDEFGFDIKFGLDVAGAEMYDDDEDEYVYRETTRSTDEQIEYIADLVDEYDLAYVEDPLDEDDYSGFAELTEKVGDRTLVCGDDLFVTNVERLETGIEQDAGNSILVKPNQIGTLSDAVDAVELAVENGYQPVISHRSGETEDTTIAHLAVATGAPYIKTGAVGGERTAKLNELIRIEQNVSRL, encoded by the coding sequence ATGACGCTCGTCAGCGAGGTCCGTCTGCGACAGATTCTCGACTCCCGAGGTAATCGGACCGTCGAGGCCGATGTCGTCACCGAGAGCGGTGGCTTCGGCCGCGCGGCGGCCCCGAGCGGCGCTTCGACCGGCGAGTACGAGGCCATCGAACTCGACCCGAGCGAAGCCATCGCCAGCGCCCGCGAACACGCCGTTCCGCGGCTGGAGGGCAAGGTCTTCGTCGGCGACCAGCGCGACGTGGACCGCACGCTTCGCGCGGCCGACGGCACGGACGACTTCTCGGAAATCGGTGCGAACAGTGCGGTCGCCATCAGCATGGCCGCCTCGAAGGCCGCGGCCGACGTGACCGGCGCACCGCTCTACCAGCACCTCGGCGGCGCGTTCCGGGGCGAACAGTTCCCGACGCCGCTCGGTAACGTCATCGGCGGTGGCGAACACGCCGCGGACGCGACCGCGATTCAGGAGTTCCTCGCGGCACCCGTCGGCGCGCCCAACGTCCAAGACGCGGTGTTCGCCAACGCGGCGGTCCACCAGGAGGTCCACGACCTGCTGGCCGAGCGCGACATCGCCGCCGGAAAAGGCGACGAAGGCGCGTGGGCACCCTCTATCGAGGACGACGAGGCGTTCGAGCTGATGGCCGAGGCGACCGACGCGGTGTCGGACGAGTTCGGCTTCGACATCAAGTTCGGTCTCGACGTGGCCGGTGCGGAGATGTACGACGACGACGAGGACGAGTACGTCTACCGCGAGACGACTCGCTCGACCGACGAGCAGATCGAGTACATCGCCGACCTCGTGGACGAGTACGACCTCGCGTACGTCGAGGACCCCCTCGACGAGGACGACTACTCGGGCTTCGCCGAACTGACCGAGAAAGTCGGCGACCGGACGCTCGTCTGCGGCGACGACTTGTTCGTCACCAACGTCGAGCGACTGGAGACCGGCATCGAGCAGGACGCTGGCAACTCCATCTTGGTCAAGCCCAACCAGATCGGCACCCTCAGCGACGCCGTGGACGCCGTGGAACTCGCGGTCGAGAACGGCTACCAGCCGGTCATCTCCCACCGGAGCGGAGAGACCGAGGACACGACCATCGCACACCTCGCCGTGGCGACCGGTGCCCCGTACATCAAGACGGGCGCGGTCGGCGGCGAGCGAACCGCCAAGCTCAACGAACTCATTCGTATCGAGCAAAACGTATCACGACTATGA
- the rpsB gene encoding 30S ribosomal protein S2 has translation MSENDPEQVDDEGLDAAESEIDPEPEGESGAEPSVEPDEDVAAEADDDETTEDEGPNLDENVMENQEEADLLIPVEDYLGAGVHIGTQQKTQDMERFIHRVRTDGLYVLDVSKTDGRIRTAADFLSNYSPEQILVTSSRQYGRFPAEKFADAVGARARTGRFIPGTLTNPKYDGYIEPDVLVVTDPIGDAQAVKEAITVGIPVIAMCDSNNNTSNVDLVVPTNNKGRKALSVVYWLLANETLDRRGAEPAYSLDDFESEI, from the coding sequence ATGAGCGAAAACGACCCCGAACAGGTAGACGACGAAGGCCTCGACGCCGCGGAATCGGAGATCGACCCCGAACCCGAGGGCGAATCCGGTGCGGAACCGTCGGTCGAACCCGACGAGGACGTTGCGGCCGAGGCTGACGACGACGAAACGACCGAAGACGAGGGACCGAACCTCGACGAGAACGTCATGGAGAACCAAGAGGAGGCCGACCTCCTCATCCCCGTTGAGGATTATCTGGGCGCTGGCGTCCACATCGGGACCCAGCAGAAGACCCAAGACATGGAGCGGTTCATCCACCGCGTCCGGACCGACGGACTGTACGTCCTCGACGTGTCGAAGACCGACGGCCGTATCCGCACGGCCGCGGACTTCCTGTCGAACTACAGTCCCGAGCAAATTCTGGTCACCTCCTCGCGCCAGTACGGCCGCTTCCCCGCCGAGAAGTTCGCGGACGCGGTCGGCGCGCGCGCCCGAACCGGCCGGTTCATCCCCGGCACGCTGACCAACCCCAAGTACGACGGCTACATCGAGCCGGACGTGCTGGTCGTCACCGACCCCATCGGCGACGCCCAAGCGGTCAAGGAGGCCATCACGGTGGGCATCCCGGTCATCGCGATGTGCGACTCCAACAACAACACCAGCAACGTGGACCTCGTGGTCCCGACGAACAACAAGGGTCGCAAGGCGCTGTCGGTCGTCTACTGGCTGCTGGCCAACGAGACGCTCGACCGCCGCGGAGCCGAACCCGCCTACTCGCTCGACGACTTCGAGAGCGAGATTTAA
- a CDS encoding translin family protein, translating to MTRLRRWYRRLDGWTRSLSRATYAVVTGLVAFVTYMLVGGLLGEFAVAGAFGAGFALTVVYYVMDPRER from the coding sequence GTGACTCGGTTACGACGCTGGTATCGGCGACTCGACGGGTGGACGAGGAGTCTCTCGCGGGCCACGTACGCGGTCGTGACGGGCCTCGTCGCCTTCGTCACGTACATGCTCGTCGGCGGTCTCCTCGGTGAGTTCGCAGTCGCCGGTGCGTTTGGAGCCGGTTTCGCACTCACGGTAGTCTACTACGTGATGGACCCCCGAGAGCGATAG
- the meaB gene encoding methylmalonyl Co-A mutase-associated GTPase MeaB, translated as MSAEPDHAELVEELLAGKHRALARTITKIENRAPGYRNLVSRLHQHTGDAEVIGITGSPGAGKSTLVDKMANYYRERGETVGVIAVDPSSPFTGGAVLGDRIRMASNVGDMDVFFRSMSARGTLGGLSTATTDAVKALDAFGKDKIIIETVGAGQNEIDIVKSADTVAVLVPPGSGDDVQMLKAGILEIADVFVVNKADLDGADRTVQELREMVHMQQDNTASLATGHHGAGATSGHGADTDAESDDDGESDEETQSWEPQIVETVAKDGEGVEELVGTLADHADYLDASGLLEEKARMRYAEEIRNLLRDDVGTLLEDEIERRGGIEAFAQQVLERETDPYSVADDIIDPLEDCLEE; from the coding sequence ATGAGCGCCGAACCCGACCACGCCGAGCTAGTCGAGGAGTTACTGGCGGGCAAACACCGCGCGCTGGCCCGCACCATCACCAAAATCGAGAACCGCGCGCCGGGCTATCGAAACCTCGTCTCCCGGCTTCACCAGCACACCGGCGACGCCGAGGTAATCGGCATCACCGGAAGCCCCGGCGCTGGCAAATCGACGCTCGTGGACAAGATGGCCAACTACTACCGCGAGCGCGGCGAGACGGTCGGCGTCATCGCGGTCGACCCCTCGTCGCCGTTCACGGGGGGCGCGGTCCTCGGAGACCGCATCAGGATGGCGAGCAACGTCGGTGACATGGACGTGTTCTTCCGGTCGATGTCCGCCCGCGGGACGCTCGGCGGCCTCTCGACCGCGACCACGGACGCGGTGAAGGCCCTCGACGCGTTCGGCAAGGACAAGATCATCATCGAGACGGTCGGCGCTGGCCAGAACGAGATAGACATCGTGAAGTCCGCAGACACGGTCGCGGTGCTGGTCCCGCCGGGGAGCGGCGACGACGTGCAGATGCTCAAGGCGGGCATCCTCGAAATCGCCGACGTGTTCGTCGTCAACAAAGCCGACCTCGACGGCGCGGACCGCACGGTCCAAGAGTTGCGCGAGATGGTCCACATGCAACAGGACAACACCGCCAGCCTCGCGACCGGCCACCACGGCGCTGGCGCGACCAGCGGTCACGGCGCGGACACCGACGCGGAGTCCGACGACGATGGCGAGAGCGACGAGGAGACCCAGAGCTGGGAACCTCAAATCGTGGAGACCGTCGCCAAGGACGGCGAGGGCGTCGAGGAGTTAGTCGGGACGCTCGCGGACCACGCCGACTACCTCGACGCGTCGGGACTCCTCGAAGAGAAGGCCCGGATGCGCTACGCCGAGGAGATTCGCAATCTCCTGCGCGACGACGTGGGGACGCTGTTGGAGGACGAAATCGAGCGCCGGGGCGGCATCGAGGCGTTCGCCCAGCAGGTCCTCGAACGCGAGACCGACCCCTACTCGGTCGCCGACGATATTATCGACCCGCTCGAAGACTGCCTCGAAGAGTAG
- a CDS encoding cobalamin B12-binding domain-containing protein, producing MSADSEQQSIRCLVAKVGLDGHDRGAHVIARAFRDAGFEVIYSGLHNAPDEIVQAAVQEDVNVLGISILSGAHNTLVPKIIEGLKEYDAFEDTLVLVGGVVPDDDKAELKELGVAEVFGPGTPMEETIEFVRENAPER from the coding sequence ATGAGCGCAGATTCGGAACAGCAGTCGATTCGCTGTCTCGTCGCCAAAGTCGGACTCGACGGTCACGACCGCGGCGCGCACGTCATCGCGCGGGCGTTCCGCGACGCCGGATTCGAGGTCATCTACTCGGGGCTCCACAACGCCCCCGACGAAATCGTACAGGCCGCGGTCCAAGAGGACGTGAACGTCCTCGGTATCTCCATCCTCTCGGGCGCCCACAACACCCTCGTCCCCAAGATTATCGAGGGGCTGAAAGAGTACGACGCCTTCGAGGACACCCTCGTCCTCGTCGGCGGAGTCGTGCCCGACGACGACAAAGCGGAACTCAAGGAGTTGGGCGTCGCCGAGGTGTTCGGTCCCGGCACGCCGATGGAGGAGACCATCGAGTTCGTCCGCGAGAACGCTCCCGAGCGATGA
- the rpl12p gene encoding 50S ribosomal protein P1 — MEYVYAALILNESGEEINEENLTNVLDAAGVDVEESRVKALVAALEDVDIDDAVEQAAAVPAGGAAAGGAAAEGGADEESADEEGGDDDEEEEADADEGGDDDDEADGEGLGELFG; from the coding sequence ATGGAATACGTTTACGCTGCACTCATCCTGAACGAATCGGGCGAAGAGATCAACGAAGAGAACCTCACTAACGTACTCGACGCCGCTGGCGTCGATGTCGAGGAGTCCCGCGTCAAGGCGCTCGTCGCCGCGCTCGAGGATGTCGACATCGACGACGCCGTCGAGCAGGCCGCGGCCGTGCCCGCTGGCGGAGCCGCCGCGGGCGGCGCTGCCGCAGAGGGCGGTGCCGACGAGGAGTCCGCCGACGAGGAAGGCGGCGACGACGACGAAGAGGAAGAGGCCGACGCAGACGAAGGCGGCGACGACGACGACGAGGCAGACGGCGAAGGCCTCGGCGAACTCTTCGGTTAA
- a CDS encoding 50S ribosomal protein L10 produces the protein MSAEAERKTETIPEWKQEEVDDIVDLIEGYSSVGIVNVTGIPSRQLQTMRRNLHGSAELRISRNTLLERALDEVDEGVEELKQYVSGEVGLIGTNDNPFGLYQELEASKSPAPISAGEVAPNEILIPEGDTGVDPGPFVGELQSIGAAARIMEGSIHVTEDSVVAEEGDEVSEEVANVLAELGMEPKEVGLDLKGVFSDGVLFEADELAIDIDEYRADVEAAAARARNLSVNAVFPTAQTTPTLVQKAEGEAKSLGLQAEIESPDVVPDLVSKADGQVRALAAQIDDEEALPEELSDVEAPAAGAAEEESTDEETESDTDAEEEADADDDEEDDDDDGGDALGAMFG, from the coding sequence ATGTCGGCCGAAGCAGAGCGCAAGACCGAGACCATCCCCGAATGGAAACAAGAGGAGGTCGACGACATCGTCGACCTCATCGAGGGGTACAGCAGTGTCGGCATCGTCAACGTGACGGGCATCCCGTCGCGACAGCTCCAGACGATGCGGCGCAACCTCCACGGGAGCGCCGAACTGCGCATCAGCCGGAACACGCTCCTCGAACGCGCTCTCGACGAAGTCGACGAGGGCGTCGAAGAGCTGAAACAGTACGTCTCCGGCGAGGTCGGACTCATCGGCACGAACGACAACCCGTTCGGGCTGTATCAGGAACTCGAAGCCTCGAAGAGTCCGGCCCCCATCAGCGCGGGCGAGGTCGCGCCCAACGAAATCCTCATCCCCGAGGGCGACACGGGCGTCGACCCCGGTCCGTTCGTGGGCGAACTCCAGTCCATCGGTGCCGCCGCGCGCATCATGGAAGGGTCCATCCACGTCACCGAGGACAGCGTCGTCGCCGAGGAGGGCGACGAAGTGTCCGAAGAGGTCGCCAACGTCCTCGCGGAACTCGGCATGGAGCCGAAGGAAGTGGGACTCGACCTCAAGGGCGTGTTCTCCGACGGCGTCCTGTTCGAGGCCGACGAACTGGCCATCGACATCGACGAGTACCGTGCGGACGTGGAGGCCGCCGCGGCCCGCGCCCGCAACCTCTCGGTCAACGCGGTCTTCCCGACTGCCCAGACCACGCCGACGCTCGTCCAGAAGGCCGAGGGCGAGGCCAAGAGCCTCGGTCTCCAAGCCGAAATCGAGAGCCCGGATGTCGTGCCGGACCTCGTGAGCAAGGCGGACGGACAGGTTCGTGCGCTCGCCGCGCAGATCGACGACGAGGAGGCCCTGCCCGAGGAGCTGTCTGACGTAGAGGCTCCCGCCGCAGGTGCCGCCGAAGAGGAATCGACCGACGAAGAAACCGAATCCGACACCGACGCCGAAGAGGAAGCCGACGCCGACGACGACGAGGAAGACGACGACGACGACGGCGGCGACGCGCTCGGCGCGATGTTCGGATAA
- a CDS encoding 50S ribosomal protein L1 — protein sequence MADQEIEQAVSRALEDAPERNFRETVDLAINLRDLDLNEPSNRVDESIVLPAGTGQETKIVVFAEGETALRAEDVADEVFDSDELEDLGGDDDEAKDLADETDFFIAEASMMQDIGRYLGTILGPRGKMPEPLQPDDDVVEVVSRMKNTVQLRSGDRRTFHTRVGAEDMDAEEISDNIDVILRRLHSNLEKGPLNIDNVYVKTTMGPSVEVA from the coding sequence ATGGCAGATCAGGAGATAGAGCAAGCAGTCTCTCGCGCACTCGAGGATGCACCCGAGCGGAACTTCCGCGAAACGGTGGACCTCGCGATCAACTTGCGCGATCTCGATTTGAACGAACCGTCGAACCGCGTAGACGAAAGTATCGTCCTTCCTGCCGGTACTGGACAGGAGACGAAGATCGTCGTGTTCGCGGAGGGCGAGACCGCCCTCCGCGCCGAAGACGTTGCCGACGAGGTTTTCGACAGCGACGAACTCGAAGACCTCGGTGGCGACGACGACGAAGCCAAGGACCTCGCCGACGAGACCGACTTCTTCATCGCGGAAGCGTCGATGATGCAAGACATCGGTCGGTATCTCGGTACCATCCTCGGTCCGCGAGGGAAGATGCCGGAACCGCTTCAACCCGACGACGACGTGGTCGAAGTGGTTAGCCGGATGAAGAACACGGTCCAGCTTCGGAGCGGCGACCGGCGGACCTTCCACACGCGCGTCGGCGCGGAGGACATGGACGCCGAGGAGATCTCGGACAACATCGACGTGATTCTCCGCCGACTCCACTCCAACTTGGAGAAGGGTCCGCTCAACATCGACAACGTCTACGTCAAGACGACGATGGGACCGTCCGTGGAGGTGGCCTAA
- a CDS encoding SRPBCC family protein: protein MDSVELSTVVYVPPEEAYDFLVDFPGYANYSKHLERVERSGDGGPGTEYDIHLQWWKLNYVVRSEVTEFDRPERIGWRITKDLHAHGEWLVAPEPDAAPSDREEASRVRLVIEFDADSASSDMLDLPRLVSLDWVIDKVKPLVLKEAERVVERIVEDLEGQRREVELTLHESPDTV from the coding sequence GTGGACAGCGTCGAACTCAGCACCGTCGTCTACGTGCCGCCCGAAGAAGCCTACGACTTCTTGGTCGATTTTCCGGGCTACGCGAACTACTCGAAGCACCTCGAACGAGTCGAGCGCAGCGGCGACGGCGGTCCCGGCACGGAGTACGACATCCACCTCCAGTGGTGGAAACTGAACTACGTCGTCCGCTCGGAGGTGACGGAGTTCGACCGCCCCGAGCGAATCGGTTGGCGCATCACGAAGGACCTCCACGCACACGGAGAGTGGCTGGTCGCCCCCGAACCCGACGCCGCGCCGTCGGACCGCGAGGAGGCCTCGCGGGTCCGACTCGTCATCGAGTTCGACGCCGACTCCGCGAGTTCCGACATGCTCGATTTGCCGCGACTCGTCTCCCTCGACTGGGTCATCGACAAGGTGAAACCGCTGGTCCTGAAAGAAGCCGAGCGCGTCGTCGAGCGCATCGTGGAGGACCTCGAAGGCCAGCGCCGCGAAGTCGAGCTGACGCTCCACGAGTCGCCGGATACGGTGTAG